CGCGCACGGGTTTCCCCGCGCGAGCGGGGGTGAGCCCACCATCAGCAGCCCAGAGACGATCTGTCCAAGGGTTTCCCCGCGCGAGCGGGGGTGAGCCGAGCCGGGCTGCGGCCACAGTGCTGTCCGGGTCGGTTTCCTCGCGAGAGCGGGGTGAGCCGCGCGATCAAGCATGTCGACCATGACCCGCATCGGTTTCCCCGCGCAGGCGATCTCGCCTTGTCCAGCGAACTGTCGTACTGGCTGCGGGAATGGCGCAGTCACACCGCGACGAGCGCCCGCGAGCAAGGACACGACATGGACGACGACACCACCGACGAGGGCCAGTTCGCCGAGCTGGCCGAGAACCTCGACCGCGTCCGCCTGGCTGCCGCCGCGGCGGTGGGCACCACGTTCGCCTCGCACCCGCTGACCGGCTACGGCGGACGCTCCGCAGTGTATCTGGCCGAGCAGGCGGTGCTGAAGGTCTACACCCACCGGTGTCAGGAACGCTGCCACCGCGAGGCTGCCGGGCTGCGCGCGGCCGCGCACGCGACAGACCTGCGCGTGCCCGAGGTGCTCGCCCACGACGAACGGGCCGGCCGTCTGTCCTGGCTGGCCGCCACTCGAGTGAGCGGCACCCAACCCTCACAGCACGAGCCCAGCACCACGGCGATCCTCGGTCAGGTCGCCGCCCGGCTGCACAGCCTGCCGGACGAGCTCCTGGCAGAAATGCCCGAGCACCACCGACGGCTGCGCGAGCTGCCCGAGGGCACCAGCCCCACCCACCAGGCCGCACGAGGACTCGACGCCGCGCTGGCCGAGGCCGCGGCCGAATCCGAGCAGCACTGCGTGCGCGGATTCGTGCACGGGGACTGCTCCAGCCGCAACATCCTGCTGGCCGACGACCAAGCACCCGGGGTGATCGACGTCGAGGGCTCCGGGATCGGCTGCTGCTACGACGACCTCGCAGCTTTGGTGCTGCACGAGAGCCTGCTCGGCACGCACGACCGGCGTGTGTTGCTGGCGGCCTACGACGCCGAACGCCGCCGATGGAACTCCACCACCGACCCGGTCAGCGGTGATCACCTCGCCTATCACCTGGCCCTGCGCGCCCAGTGGATCCTGCAATGGGCGATCGAGCTGGACCCCGAGCTGGCCGAGCAGGTCACCGCCCT
This genomic stretch from Actinopolyspora halophila DSM 43834 harbors:
- a CDS encoding phosphotransferase, which gives rise to MSSELSYWLREWRSHTATSAREQGHDMDDDTTDEGQFAELAENLDRVRLAAAAAVGTTFASHPLTGYGGRSAVYLAEQAVLKVYTHRCQERCHREAAGLRAAAHATDLRVPEVLAHDERAGRLSWLAATRVSGTQPSQHEPSTTAILGQVAARLHSLPDELLAEMPEHHRRLRELPEGTSPTHQAARGLDAALAEAAAESEQHCVRGFVHGDCSSRNILLADDQAPGVIDVEGSGIGCCYDDLAALVLHESLLGTHDRRVLLAAYDAERRRWNSTTDPVSGDHLAYHLALRAQWILQWAIELDPELAEQVTALAPRLLASLHGGEVL